GTTTCCGAGGTTGGTGACCACGTCGTCGAACTTGAGCACCTCGTAGCCTTCATGCTGCCGCTTGAGGCCGGCGTAGAAGGCGATCTTGGGCACCGTGCTGTAGGTGGCGGCGCTGATGGCCCCGGCCGCGTTCAGGCCGGGCGCCCCGGGCGGGCCGGGCAGGCCTTGGCGGCCCGGCTCGCCCTTCTCGCCCGGGGGCCCCATGGGGCCCGGTGGCCCGGGCTCTCCGGGGGGCCCGCGCGGACCCGCCTTCCCGGGCCTGCCGGCCTCGCCTTTGGGGCCCTGGATGAAGGTGGGCAGGGACTGCATGAGGCCGCGGTCGGGCGTGGCAGCGGTGCTGGGCGCCTTGGTGCCCCCGTAGGGGTCGCAGACCATGCGGCAGGTGCCCAGCATCTCGTAGTGCGCCGACGTGCCGGCCGAGCTCACCAGCACCGGGATGAGGATCACCAGCAGCAGCACCATCACCACCCCCAGCGCCCCGGCGGCGATCAGGCGCCTCCTGCTGCCCACCAGCCGGCTCAGCGCGGGGCGATCCTCTTGTCTGCTTTTGGACAGAATTTTGAAGGTTGGGCGGGGACCTCTTCAGAGCCGAAAACAACCCCCTGCGAACCCCAACTCCCCTGGGCGTGCGTGCGCCGGCCGCTGCTGCCGACTCCTGCTCCCCCCGCGGAGGCTGCGGCTGGGGAGGGAGCGCGGGCGCCCAGTGACTTGAGCCGAAGTCCCGAGCCCGGGGTGGGGGCCGGGGGAGTGGTGCGCGGGGCGCCCTCGCCCCCCGCGAGCTCCTTCGCACCTGTGGCTGCAGCCGGCGCCGGCGCGGCCGCC
This region of Gorilla gorilla gorilla isolate KB3781 chromosome 8, NHGRI_mGorGor1-v2.1_pri, whole genome shotgun sequence genomic DNA includes:
- the C1QL3 gene encoding complement C1q-like protein 3, with amino-acid sequence MVLLLVILIPVLVSSAGTSAHYEMLGTCRMVCDPYGGTKAPSTAATPDRGLMQSLPTFIQGPKGEAGRPGKAGPRGPPGEPGPPGPMGPPGEKGEPGRQGLPGPPGAPGLNAAGAISAATYSTVPKIAFYAGLKRQHEGYEVLKFDDVVTNLGNHYDPTTGKFTCSIPGIYFFTYHVLMRGGDGTSMWADLCKNNQVRASAIAQDADQNYDYASNSVVLHLEPGDEVYIKLDGGKAHGGNNNKYSTFSGFIIYAD